Proteins co-encoded in one Nitrospira sp. genomic window:
- a CDS encoding DedA family protein translates to MGGLIETIISELSRFVIACISRFGYGGILFTMAVESACIPLPSEIIMPFSGYLVMTGQFTMLGVTLAGAVGNVLGSIVAYYAGVWGGRPFAERYGPYFLVSQHDLDIADRWFAKYGEAAVFFGRMLPVVRTFISLPAGIAKMNFPRFIVFTFVGALPWCYLLAYIGLRMGEQWEHLRDYFHQFDIVIGLVLAAAIGYFLWSHWPRRRTSPEA, encoded by the coding sequence ATGGGAGGACTGATCGAGACCATCATCAGCGAGCTGAGCCGATTCGTCATTGCCTGCATTTCCAGGTTCGGCTATGGGGGCATCCTCTTCACGATGGCCGTCGAAAGTGCCTGCATTCCGCTCCCCAGTGAAATTATCATGCCGTTTTCCGGCTATCTGGTCATGACCGGACAGTTTACGATGCTCGGGGTCACGCTGGCCGGCGCGGTCGGCAATGTGCTCGGTTCGATTGTGGCCTACTATGCGGGCGTCTGGGGTGGGCGACCATTTGCAGAGCGCTATGGACCGTATTTCCTGGTCTCACAACACGATCTAGATATCGCCGATCGCTGGTTCGCCAAATATGGAGAGGCAGCCGTCTTTTTCGGCAGAATGCTCCCGGTGGTGCGGACGTTCATATCGCTTCCGGCCGGCATTGCGAAGATGAATTTCCCACGGTTTATCGTCTTCACATTTGTAGGGGCGCTGCCCTGGTGCTATCTGTTGGCCTATATCGGTCTTCGTATGGGTGAACAGTGGGAACATCTTCGGGATTACTTTCATCAATTTGACATCGTCATCGGACTTGTCCTGGCTGCAGCCATTGGGTACTTCCTCTGGTCTCACTGGCCAAGGCGACGAACGAGTCCGGAAGCTTAA
- the surE gene encoding 5'/3'-nucleotidase SurE: MRILVTNDDGIYSPGITALAKALAAIGEVWIVAPDRERTAVAHAVTLHKPLRLHELSPRTYAVNGTPVDCVNLALLKVMPKPPAIVVSGINKGVNLGDDVMYSGTVSAAMEGTILGIPSVAVSQEGVQTFRFDVGATYAVRVVRLVLAHGLPEETLVNVNIPNRPQRGISGVRVTCLSRRRFHNPIIEKLDPRGRKYYWIAGERISWSRSKDADHEAIEEGFVSITPIRLDTTHHGVLDQFREWAPIIARGVKKSSIARAAIGRTGQVGA; this comes from the coding sequence ATGCGCATCCTCGTGACCAACGACGACGGTATCTATTCGCCGGGGATCACCGCATTGGCGAAGGCGCTCGCTGCGATCGGTGAAGTCTGGATTGTCGCCCCGGATCGGGAACGCACGGCAGTCGCTCACGCCGTGACATTGCACAAGCCATTGCGCCTCCATGAACTGAGTCCACGCACGTATGCCGTGAATGGAACCCCTGTGGATTGTGTGAATCTTGCGCTGCTCAAAGTCATGCCAAAACCGCCTGCGATCGTCGTGTCCGGCATTAACAAAGGGGTCAACCTCGGCGATGATGTGATGTACTCGGGCACCGTGTCGGCGGCGATGGAAGGGACCATCCTTGGAATACCGTCCGTAGCGGTATCCCAAGAAGGAGTGCAGACATTTCGCTTTGACGTCGGTGCAACCTATGCGGTACGTGTGGTTCGGCTTGTCCTTGCCCACGGTCTGCCGGAGGAGACGCTCGTGAACGTGAATATCCCAAATCGCCCGCAACGCGGAATCAGCGGCGTGCGGGTCACCTGTCTCAGCCGAAGGCGGTTTCATAATCCGATCATCGAAAAGCTCGATCCGCGCGGGCGTAAATATTATTGGATTGCCGGTGAGCGGATATCGTGGAGTCGCAGTAAAGACGCTGATCACGAGGCGATCGAAGAAGGGTTTGTCTCCATCACCCCGATCCGTCTGGACACGACGCATCATGGCGTGCTGGATCAATTCCGCGAGTGGGCGCCGATCATTGCCAGGGGTGTCAAGAAGTCCTCAATCGCTCGGGCAGCGATCGGCCGTACAGGGCAGGTAGGGGCGTGA
- a CDS encoding MerR family transcriptional regulator, translated as MGTEPRLGSKVFYKIGEVSRLTKLPAYVLRFWETQFTFLKPKKSRGNQRLYIQRDVETVLEIKRMLYEEGHTLEGVKRYWVRRGQAASRRLRPKEVAKKLRGDLQVILKIIDAHSL; from the coding sequence ATGGGAACTGAACCCAGGCTGGGGAGCAAGGTTTTCTATAAAATCGGCGAAGTGAGTCGATTGACGAAGCTTCCCGCGTATGTGCTTCGTTTCTGGGAAACTCAATTCACTTTTTTGAAGCCCAAAAAGAGTCGAGGGAACCAACGCCTCTATATTCAACGGGATGTCGAAACCGTTCTGGAAATCAAGCGTATGCTCTATGAGGAGGGGCATACCCTTGAGGGCGTCAAGCGATACTGGGTACGTCGTGGGCAGGCTGCTTCACGTCGGCTGCGCCCGAAGGAGGTCGCCAAAAAGTTGAGGGGGGATCTCCAAGTGATTCTCAAGATTATCGACGCTCATTCGTTGTGA
- a CDS encoding integration host factor subunit alpha produces MRKADIGDEIFKQVGISKNEAADIVEFVLNLLKSVLQKGESVKIAGFGNFVVRSKGARKGRNPRTGEEIGITPRRVVTFRPSQVFKKYVNS; encoded by the coding sequence ATGAGAAAGGCGGATATCGGTGACGAAATTTTCAAGCAAGTCGGCATCTCAAAAAATGAAGCAGCTGATATCGTTGAGTTTGTGCTGAATTTGCTGAAGTCCGTCTTGCAGAAGGGCGAATCGGTCAAAATCGCGGGGTTTGGAAATTTTGTTGTCCGCAGCAAGGGAGCCCGTAAAGGACGAAATCCTCGAACTGGAGAAGAAATCGGCATTACCCCCCGTCGAGTGGTGACGTTTCGGCCGAGCCAGGTATTCAAGAAATACGTCAATTCATAG